The Acaryochloris sp. CCMEE 5410 genome includes the window GTTGATACCCTGTTGGGATGGGCTAGAACCATGACTTGGAAGGGGAATCACCCCGTTGTAACTGTGACACAGAAGATTTATGAAACAGGAATTTCGCTCACTAAACAAGCAATGAAAGGGATTGAGAAACGATTGGAGAGACATCCTCAGTTACCCAAGTGGGACATCCTAATTCATCCAATTTAGTACGGGGCTTCTTTTCAGGAAATCACCTTATTTGAAGCACGATCTTGCACTCGTTCGTCCCAGGATGAGAAGACATCCAAACATTCAAAGTTGGCTATGAGCGCACTGGAACTTTCATTTGCTGATCCTGTAAAGGCAACATAGTCATGCTCACTATCCAGGAAGATTCCTAGTTTCTCGTGATAGATACCCCTGCTACTGATCTTCTTTGGGATAGCTAACTTGATATCCAGCACTGCCTGTGATAACAGCCACGCTAGACAAGCAAGACGGTCTTTCACTATTTGCTCAAAGTCTTGCTCAAATTCGCGAACTAGAGCCCTTTCAATAATTTGCTCTCTCTCTTGTAATCCTCGCGTGATGGCTTCAATATCTTCATCAGATAGCTTTGGTGAGGTCACCAGCCGCATTCGACCGCCTGAACGAATAAAAGCGGTCAATCCCTGAGCCACAGATGCCATTGACGAGCTTGAAAAGAATCCTACCGCCCGATCGTAGACTTTAGCCTTTTCTAGGCAAGGGATGTAAAAATCTTGAAGGAGGTTACACCGATCACTCCGATATTCCCCCTGAATATCAATATCTTTCAGGCCCAAGCGAATCTTTAATAAATCAACGGCAACAAAGCTAGATTGCTAGTTTAATCGCTCATGATAACTTTTGGGTCAACCCTGTAAAAAGTT containing:
- a CDS encoding phospholipase D-like domain-containing protein, whose protein sequence is MGLKDIDIQGEYRSDRCNLLQDFYIPCLEKAKVYDRAVGFFSSSSMASVAQGLTAFIRSGGRMRLVTSPKLSDEDIEAITRGLQEREQIIERALVREFEQDFEQIVKDRLACLAWLLSQAVLDIKLAIPKKISSRGIYHEKLGIFLDSEHDYVAFTGSANESSSALIANFECLDVFSSWDERVQDRASNKVIS